The following are from one region of the Nicotiana tomentosiformis chromosome 7, ASM39032v3, whole genome shotgun sequence genome:
- the LOC104088062 gene encoding transmembrane emp24 domain-containing protein p24beta2, producing the protein MGIGSLSRMAVTVALVLLLGLCWEKGIHAIRFVIDREGCLSQNVEYEGDTVQLSFVVIKANTPWHYATDTLVDLVIKGPSGEPVHEFRDKTSEMYEFMAQRKGIYQFCFTNKSPYHEYMDFDLHVSHFTHCNQPAKDEHFDPLLEQISKLEAALQKIQVEQHWLEAQTERQASVNEGMGRRAMAKAIVESIALFLVSELQSFLLRRLFEKKLSSSRV; encoded by the exons ATGGGAATTGGGTCATTGTCAAGAATGGCAGTAACAGTGGCTCTAGTACTGTTGTTGGGGCTGTGTTGGGAGAAGGGAATTCATGCAATTAGATTTGTAATAGACAGAGAAGGATGTTTGTCTCAGAATGTAGAATACGAAGGAGACACTGTTCAACTCTCCTTCGTTGTTATCAAAGCTAACACTCCCTGGCATTATGCTACTGACACTTTGGTGGATCTTGTG ATAAAGGGGCCTTCTGGTGAGCCGGTTCATGAGTTTCGCGACAAAACTAGTGAAATGTATGAGTTTATGGCTCAGAGAAAAGGCATTTATCAGTTTTGCTTTACAAACAAGTCGCCTTACCATGAATACATGGACTTCGATTTACATGTTAGCCATTTTACACACTGCAATCAGCCTGCAAAAGATG AACACTTTGATCCATTGCTGGAACAGATATCAAAGTTAGAAGCAGCTCTTCAGAAGATACAGGTTGAACAGCATTGGCTTGAAGCACAGACTGAGCGCCAGGCATCAG TGAATGAAGGTATGGGGCGAAGAGCGATGGCCAAGGCCATTGTTGAATCAATAGCTCTATTTTTGGTTAGTGAGCTTCAGAGTTTCCTCCTGCGACGCCTTTTTGAGAAGAAGCTTAGTTCATCTAGAGTCTAA